A single region of the Micropterus dolomieu isolate WLL.071019.BEF.003 ecotype Adirondacks linkage group LG18, ASM2129224v1, whole genome shotgun sequence genome encodes:
- the ccdc66 gene encoding coiled-coil domain-containing protein 66 isoform X2: MNLGDGLLFELENGKPKLILLTHAIDKNPAKLSYRPRAANILSSRQPSCVEEVQGEERPARQLAERHRESKSKAEGAAVSFTSNATTTSGGRSTTLTSLKTHEHHKGGSGCANGAKVKSDRHKHNTSVGSLRANGKTGQPQNSGTRAGRKVGPEDTLAIGDPGLKEVCLTSKQLQKILNTVQTSSNGQHLPEDHRTQGNTSKSDSSMNEGGGEKRKEEDRGGGEEIKKGEGGKTGTYLDKDNRSSGCLFSWLEERQSDSRAAIDAKKTQWRRELDEQVALKQQQHSAPGRLQAEEDTESVLSVQSSVSHREQPAAIRSSLRFGEVTPMEEVLSVERKEEQRRRWLEELDRQREEATERRRREKLLQSQTEDHELWAIHFDSLQRRPPVQTVTPSAPPPAPSNGSERGEWEPSSSLSLVWEAMSSCGAESVGGTSVDTTSGYPARASYLRTMTALLDPAQIEERERRRLKQLEQQRAIEAQVEERRRQRDREEASRREEEEEEERRVALEREMLERRYKLDTQREKQKPSHPEEQPKKVDDERHPKTLEPSAVSRHGECSEEEVVSSSASLYKDTAVQTEEAPSLQLKADRVQTPHVSAQYQPPPCLSAVPPNSRNRAGRTGKENICVPGGGGDPYEAFARRERSKRDKRRPEWNTQRPSRRYVPASERYPAPLQRDRQESRLKRQAELLALQERTGLSRTDPPPPPPQHQEPPQLSNPTQTRTSPTRKVESIFRGHSSSAAVNTERGRSPPVPAVRHRVQGQQAPPPTSPPPPVLEFIPYVRTDEVFNLDPLEPADTPPPHTHTEAPPQSSASPPSHRDPLLHPELLRNTHRQQEILRGLAQLRQGLLQKQRELETDLNPLLKRHDN; this comes from the exons ATGAATCTCGG AGACGGCCTGCTGTTTGAACTTGAAAATGGAAAACCCAAGTTGATTTTACTCACTCATG CGATTGACAAGAATCCAGCAAAG CTGTCCTACAGGCCCAGAGCGGCTAACATCCTGAGCTCCCGGCAGCCGTCCTGTGTGGAGGAGGTGCAGGGAGAGGAGCGTCCAGCCCGGCAGCTGGCAGAGAGgcacagagaaagcaagagCAAGGCAGAAGGAGCAGCTGTCTCTTTCACTTCCAACGCCACCACCACCTCTGGGGGAAGGAGCACCACTTTGACGTCACTGAAGACACATGAGCATCACAAAGGGGGTAGCGGCTGTGCAAATGGGGCCAAG gtgaagtcagacagacacaaacacaacactagTGTTGGCTCCCTGAGAGCCAATGGGAAAACTGGACAGCCTCAGAATAGTGGGACCCGAGCTGGCAGAAAGGTGGGACCAGAGGACACGCTGGCCATTGGGGACCCAGGACTGAAGGAGGTGTGTCTGACCAGTAAGCAGCTACAGAAGATCCTCAACACTGTGCAGACCTCCAGCAATGGCCAACACCTACCAGAGGACCACAGGACCCAGG GAAATACATCAAAATCTGACTCTTCAATgaatgaaggaggaggagaaaagagaaaggaggaagacagaggaggaggggaggaaattaagaagggagaaggaggaaaaactgGAACTTATCTGGATAAAGACAACAG GTCGTCTGGATGTCTGTTCAGCTGGCTTGAGGAGCGACAGTCAGATAGCAGAGCGGCGATCGATGCCAAGAAGACTCAGTGGAGGAGAGAACTAG atgaACAAGTGGcactgaagcagcagcagcattcgGCTCCTGGCAGACTCCAG gctGAGGAGGACACAGAAAGTGTGTTATCAGTTCAGAGCTCCGTCAGCCACAGAGAACAGCCTGCAGCCATCAGATCCAGCCTCAGATTTGGG GAGGTCACTCCGATGGAGGAGGTGCTGAGTGTCGAGAGgaaagaggagcagaggagacgctggctggaggagctggaccgacagagagaggaggcgaCTGAACGCAGGAGACGagagaagctgctgcagagccag ACTGAGGACCACGAGCTCTGGGCCATACACTTTGACTCACTGCAGAGAAGGCCTCCTGTCCAGACTGTCACACCATCAGCTCCACCTCCAGCCCCGTCTAATGGCTCTGAGCGAGGGGAGTGGGAGCCATCGTCCAGCTTGTCCCTGGTCTGGGAGGCCATGAGCAGCTGTGGAGCAGAGAGTGTTGGGGGAACCAGCGTGGACACAACGAGCGGATACCCGGCCAGAGCCAG CTATCTGAGGACCATGACCGCCCTGCTGGATCCCGCCCAgatagaagagagagagaggaggaggctcaaacagctggagcagcag CGAGCGATCGAGGCCCAGGTGGAGGAGCGTCGGCGTCAGAGGGATCGAGAGGAGGCGAgtaggagagaggaggaggaggaggaagagaggagggtggcgctggagagagagatgctGGAGAGACGATACAAGCTGGACACTCAGAGGGAGAAGCAGAAG CCGAGCCATCCGGAAGAGCAGCCAAAGAAAGTCGACGACGAAAGACATCCGAAGACATTGGAGCCGAGTG CAGTTTCCAGACATGGCGAGTGTTCAGAAGAGGAGGTGGTCAGCAGTTCAGCCTCCCTGTACAAAGACACTGCTGTACAAACAG aagAAGCTCCCTCCCTCCAGCTCAAGGCCGACCGAGTTCAGACTCCTCACGTCTCTGCACAGTACCAGCCTCCtccttgtctgtctgctgttccTCCAAACAGCAGGAACAGAGCGGGGAGAACGGGCAAGGAGAACATCTGTGtgccaggaggaggaggagacccGTATGAGGCGTTTgccaggagagagaggagcaagagAGACAAGAGGAGGCCTGAGTGGAACACACAGAG GCCCAGCCGTCGGTACGTTCCAGCCTCGGAGCGTTACCCGGCCCCCCTGcagagggacagacaggagagTCGACTGAAGAGGCAGGCCGAGCTCCTCGCTCTGCAGGAGAGGACCGGTCTGTCCAGGActgacccccctcctcctccacctcagcaccagGAGCCTCCTCAACTCTCCAATCCCACACAGACCAGAACCAGTCCCACCAGGAAG GTGGAGAGTATTTTCAGAGGacacagcagctctgcagccGTCAACACTGAAAG GGGGCGCTCTCCTCCCGTCCCTGCTGTCAGACACAGAGTTCAGGGTCAACAGGCTCCGCCCCCaacctcccctcctcccccagTCCTGGAGTTCATTCCTTACGTCAGGACTGATGAAGTCTTCAACCTGGATCCACTGGAGCCCGCTGATACCCCCCCACCTCACACGCACACAG AAGCTCCTCCTCAGAGCTCAGCCTCTCCTCCTTCACATCGAGATCCCCTCCTCCACCCCGAGCTGCTTCGTAACACACACCGACAGCAGGAGATCCTGAGGGGCCTGGCCCAGCTACGGCAG ggtTTATTACAGAAGCAGAGGGAGCTGGAGACGGATCTGAATCCTCTACTGAAGCGCCACGACAACTAA
- the ccdc66 gene encoding coiled-coil domain-containing protein 66 isoform X3 encodes MNLGDGLLFELENGKPKLILLTHAIDKNPAKQLSYRPRAANILSSRQPSCVEEVQGEERPARQLAERHRESKSKAEGAAVSFTSNATTTSGGRSTTLTSLKTHEHHKGGSGCANGAKVKSDRHKHNTSVGSLRANGKTGQPQNSGTRAGRKVGPEDTLAIGDPGLKEVCLTSKQLQKILNTVQTSSNGQHLPEDHRTQGNTSKSDSSMNEGGGEKRKEEDRGGGEEIKKGEGGKTGTYLDKDNRSSGCLFSWLEERQSDSRAAIDAKKTQWRRELDEQVALKQQQHSAPGRLQAEEDTESVLSVQSSVSHREQPAAIRSSLRFGEVTPMEEVLSVERKEEQRRRWLEELDRQREEATERRRREKLLQSQTEDHELWAIHFDSLQRRPPVQTVTPSAPPPAPSNGSERGEWEPSSSLSLVWEAMSSCGAESVGGTSVDTTSGYPARASYLRTMTALLDPAQIEERERRRLKQLEQQRAIEAQVEERRRQRDREEASRREEEEEEERRVALEREMLERRYKLDTQREKQKPSHPEEQPKKVDDERHPKTLEPSAVSRHGECSEEEVVSSSASLYKDTAVQTEEAPSLQLKADRVQTPHVSAQYQPPPCLSAVPPNSRNRAGRTGKENICVPGGGGDPYEAFARRERSKRDKRRPEWNTQRPSRRYVPASERYPAPLQRDRQESRLKRQAELLALQERTGLSRTDPPPPPPQHQEPPQLSNPTQTRTSPTRKVESIFRGHSSSAAVNTERGRSPPVPAVRHRVQGQQAPPPTSPPPPVLEFIPYVRTDEVFNLDPLEPADTPPPHTHTAPPQSSASPPSHRDPLLHPELLRNTHRQQEILRGLAQLRQGLLQKQRELETDLNPLLKRHDN; translated from the exons ATGAATCTCGG AGACGGCCTGCTGTTTGAACTTGAAAATGGAAAACCCAAGTTGATTTTACTCACTCATG CGATTGACAAGAATCCAGCAAAG CAGCTGTCCTACAGGCCCAGAGCGGCTAACATCCTGAGCTCCCGGCAGCCGTCCTGTGTGGAGGAGGTGCAGGGAGAGGAGCGTCCAGCCCGGCAGCTGGCAGAGAGgcacagagaaagcaagagCAAGGCAGAAGGAGCAGCTGTCTCTTTCACTTCCAACGCCACCACCACCTCTGGGGGAAGGAGCACCACTTTGACGTCACTGAAGACACATGAGCATCACAAAGGGGGTAGCGGCTGTGCAAATGGGGCCAAG gtgaagtcagacagacacaaacacaacactagTGTTGGCTCCCTGAGAGCCAATGGGAAAACTGGACAGCCTCAGAATAGTGGGACCCGAGCTGGCAGAAAGGTGGGACCAGAGGACACGCTGGCCATTGGGGACCCAGGACTGAAGGAGGTGTGTCTGACCAGTAAGCAGCTACAGAAGATCCTCAACACTGTGCAGACCTCCAGCAATGGCCAACACCTACCAGAGGACCACAGGACCCAGG GAAATACATCAAAATCTGACTCTTCAATgaatgaaggaggaggagaaaagagaaaggaggaagacagaggaggaggggaggaaattaagaagggagaaggaggaaaaactgGAACTTATCTGGATAAAGACAACAG GTCGTCTGGATGTCTGTTCAGCTGGCTTGAGGAGCGACAGTCAGATAGCAGAGCGGCGATCGATGCCAAGAAGACTCAGTGGAGGAGAGAACTAG atgaACAAGTGGcactgaagcagcagcagcattcgGCTCCTGGCAGACTCCAG gctGAGGAGGACACAGAAAGTGTGTTATCAGTTCAGAGCTCCGTCAGCCACAGAGAACAGCCTGCAGCCATCAGATCCAGCCTCAGATTTGGG GAGGTCACTCCGATGGAGGAGGTGCTGAGTGTCGAGAGgaaagaggagcagaggagacgctggctggaggagctggaccgacagagagaggaggcgaCTGAACGCAGGAGACGagagaagctgctgcagagccag ACTGAGGACCACGAGCTCTGGGCCATACACTTTGACTCACTGCAGAGAAGGCCTCCTGTCCAGACTGTCACACCATCAGCTCCACCTCCAGCCCCGTCTAATGGCTCTGAGCGAGGGGAGTGGGAGCCATCGTCCAGCTTGTCCCTGGTCTGGGAGGCCATGAGCAGCTGTGGAGCAGAGAGTGTTGGGGGAACCAGCGTGGACACAACGAGCGGATACCCGGCCAGAGCCAG CTATCTGAGGACCATGACCGCCCTGCTGGATCCCGCCCAgatagaagagagagagaggaggaggctcaaacagctggagcagcag CGAGCGATCGAGGCCCAGGTGGAGGAGCGTCGGCGTCAGAGGGATCGAGAGGAGGCGAgtaggagagaggaggaggaggaggaagagaggagggtggcgctggagagagagatgctGGAGAGACGATACAAGCTGGACACTCAGAGGGAGAAGCAGAAG CCGAGCCATCCGGAAGAGCAGCCAAAGAAAGTCGACGACGAAAGACATCCGAAGACATTGGAGCCGAGTG CAGTTTCCAGACATGGCGAGTGTTCAGAAGAGGAGGTGGTCAGCAGTTCAGCCTCCCTGTACAAAGACACTGCTGTACAAACAG aagAAGCTCCCTCCCTCCAGCTCAAGGCCGACCGAGTTCAGACTCCTCACGTCTCTGCACAGTACCAGCCTCCtccttgtctgtctgctgttccTCCAAACAGCAGGAACAGAGCGGGGAGAACGGGCAAGGAGAACATCTGTGtgccaggaggaggaggagacccGTATGAGGCGTTTgccaggagagagaggagcaagagAGACAAGAGGAGGCCTGAGTGGAACACACAGAG GCCCAGCCGTCGGTACGTTCCAGCCTCGGAGCGTTACCCGGCCCCCCTGcagagggacagacaggagagTCGACTGAAGAGGCAGGCCGAGCTCCTCGCTCTGCAGGAGAGGACCGGTCTGTCCAGGActgacccccctcctcctccacctcagcaccagGAGCCTCCTCAACTCTCCAATCCCACACAGACCAGAACCAGTCCCACCAGGAAG GTGGAGAGTATTTTCAGAGGacacagcagctctgcagccGTCAACACTGAAAG GGGGCGCTCTCCTCCCGTCCCTGCTGTCAGACACAGAGTTCAGGGTCAACAGGCTCCGCCCCCaacctcccctcctcccccagTCCTGGAGTTCATTCCTTACGTCAGGACTGATGAAGTCTTCAACCTGGATCCACTGGAGCCCGCTGATACCCCCCCACCTCACACGCACACAG CTCCTCCTCAGAGCTCAGCCTCTCCTCCTTCACATCGAGATCCCCTCCTCCACCCCGAGCTGCTTCGTAACACACACCGACAGCAGGAGATCCTGAGGGGCCTGGCCCAGCTACGGCAG ggtTTATTACAGAAGCAGAGGGAGCTGGAGACGGATCTGAATCCTCTACTGAAGCGCCACGACAACTAA
- the ccdc66 gene encoding coiled-coil domain-containing protein 66 isoform X4 has product MNLGDGLLFELENGKPKLILLTHAIDKNPAKQLSYRPRAANILSSRQPSCVEEVQGEERPARQLAERHRESKSKAEGAAVSFTSNATTTSGGRSTTLTSLKTHEHHKGGSGCANGAKVKSDRHKHNTSVGSLRANGKTGQPQNSGTRAGRKVGPEDTLAIGDPGLKEVCLTSKQLQKILNTVQTSSNGQHLPEDHRTQGNTSKSDSSMNEGGGEKRKEEDRGGGEEIKKGEGGKTGTYLDKDNRSSGCLFSWLEERQSDSRAAIDAKKTQWRRELDEQVALKQQQHSAPGRLQAEEDTESVLSVQSSVSHREQPAAIRSSLRFGEVTPMEEVLSVERKEEQRRRWLEELDRQREEATERRRREKLLQSQTEDHELWAIHFDSLQRRPPVQTVTPSAPPPAPSNGSERGEWEPSSSLSLVWEAMSSCGAESVGGTSVDTTSGYPARASYLRTMTALLDPAQIEERERRRLKQLEQQRAIEAQVEERRRQRDREEASRREEEEEEERRVALEREMLERRYKLDTQREKQKPSHPEEQPKKVDDERHPKTLEPSVSRHGECSEEEVVSSSASLYKDTAVQTEEAPSLQLKADRVQTPHVSAQYQPPPCLSAVPPNSRNRAGRTGKENICVPGGGGDPYEAFARRERSKRDKRRPEWNTQRPSRRYVPASERYPAPLQRDRQESRLKRQAELLALQERTGLSRTDPPPPPPQHQEPPQLSNPTQTRTSPTRKVESIFRGHSSSAAVNTERGRSPPVPAVRHRVQGQQAPPPTSPPPPVLEFIPYVRTDEVFNLDPLEPADTPPPHTHTEAPPQSSASPPSHRDPLLHPELLRNTHRQQEILRGLAQLRQGLLQKQRELETDLNPLLKRHDN; this is encoded by the exons ATGAATCTCGG AGACGGCCTGCTGTTTGAACTTGAAAATGGAAAACCCAAGTTGATTTTACTCACTCATG CGATTGACAAGAATCCAGCAAAG CAGCTGTCCTACAGGCCCAGAGCGGCTAACATCCTGAGCTCCCGGCAGCCGTCCTGTGTGGAGGAGGTGCAGGGAGAGGAGCGTCCAGCCCGGCAGCTGGCAGAGAGgcacagagaaagcaagagCAAGGCAGAAGGAGCAGCTGTCTCTTTCACTTCCAACGCCACCACCACCTCTGGGGGAAGGAGCACCACTTTGACGTCACTGAAGACACATGAGCATCACAAAGGGGGTAGCGGCTGTGCAAATGGGGCCAAG gtgaagtcagacagacacaaacacaacactagTGTTGGCTCCCTGAGAGCCAATGGGAAAACTGGACAGCCTCAGAATAGTGGGACCCGAGCTGGCAGAAAGGTGGGACCAGAGGACACGCTGGCCATTGGGGACCCAGGACTGAAGGAGGTGTGTCTGACCAGTAAGCAGCTACAGAAGATCCTCAACACTGTGCAGACCTCCAGCAATGGCCAACACCTACCAGAGGACCACAGGACCCAGG GAAATACATCAAAATCTGACTCTTCAATgaatgaaggaggaggagaaaagagaaaggaggaagacagaggaggaggggaggaaattaagaagggagaaggaggaaaaactgGAACTTATCTGGATAAAGACAACAG GTCGTCTGGATGTCTGTTCAGCTGGCTTGAGGAGCGACAGTCAGATAGCAGAGCGGCGATCGATGCCAAGAAGACTCAGTGGAGGAGAGAACTAG atgaACAAGTGGcactgaagcagcagcagcattcgGCTCCTGGCAGACTCCAG gctGAGGAGGACACAGAAAGTGTGTTATCAGTTCAGAGCTCCGTCAGCCACAGAGAACAGCCTGCAGCCATCAGATCCAGCCTCAGATTTGGG GAGGTCACTCCGATGGAGGAGGTGCTGAGTGTCGAGAGgaaagaggagcagaggagacgctggctggaggagctggaccgacagagagaggaggcgaCTGAACGCAGGAGACGagagaagctgctgcagagccag ACTGAGGACCACGAGCTCTGGGCCATACACTTTGACTCACTGCAGAGAAGGCCTCCTGTCCAGACTGTCACACCATCAGCTCCACCTCCAGCCCCGTCTAATGGCTCTGAGCGAGGGGAGTGGGAGCCATCGTCCAGCTTGTCCCTGGTCTGGGAGGCCATGAGCAGCTGTGGAGCAGAGAGTGTTGGGGGAACCAGCGTGGACACAACGAGCGGATACCCGGCCAGAGCCAG CTATCTGAGGACCATGACCGCCCTGCTGGATCCCGCCCAgatagaagagagagagaggaggaggctcaaacagctggagcagcag CGAGCGATCGAGGCCCAGGTGGAGGAGCGTCGGCGTCAGAGGGATCGAGAGGAGGCGAgtaggagagaggaggaggaggaggaagagaggagggtggcgctggagagagagatgctGGAGAGACGATACAAGCTGGACACTCAGAGGGAGAAGCAGAAG CCGAGCCATCCGGAAGAGCAGCCAAAGAAAGTCGACGACGAAAGACATCCGAAGACATTGGAGCCGAGTG TTTCCAGACATGGCGAGTGTTCAGAAGAGGAGGTGGTCAGCAGTTCAGCCTCCCTGTACAAAGACACTGCTGTACAAACAG aagAAGCTCCCTCCCTCCAGCTCAAGGCCGACCGAGTTCAGACTCCTCACGTCTCTGCACAGTACCAGCCTCCtccttgtctgtctgctgttccTCCAAACAGCAGGAACAGAGCGGGGAGAACGGGCAAGGAGAACATCTGTGtgccaggaggaggaggagacccGTATGAGGCGTTTgccaggagagagaggagcaagagAGACAAGAGGAGGCCTGAGTGGAACACACAGAG GCCCAGCCGTCGGTACGTTCCAGCCTCGGAGCGTTACCCGGCCCCCCTGcagagggacagacaggagagTCGACTGAAGAGGCAGGCCGAGCTCCTCGCTCTGCAGGAGAGGACCGGTCTGTCCAGGActgacccccctcctcctccacctcagcaccagGAGCCTCCTCAACTCTCCAATCCCACACAGACCAGAACCAGTCCCACCAGGAAG GTGGAGAGTATTTTCAGAGGacacagcagctctgcagccGTCAACACTGAAAG GGGGCGCTCTCCTCCCGTCCCTGCTGTCAGACACAGAGTTCAGGGTCAACAGGCTCCGCCCCCaacctcccctcctcccccagTCCTGGAGTTCATTCCTTACGTCAGGACTGATGAAGTCTTCAACCTGGATCCACTGGAGCCCGCTGATACCCCCCCACCTCACACGCACACAG AAGCTCCTCCTCAGAGCTCAGCCTCTCCTCCTTCACATCGAGATCCCCTCCTCCACCCCGAGCTGCTTCGTAACACACACCGACAGCAGGAGATCCTGAGGGGCCTGGCCCAGCTACGGCAG ggtTTATTACAGAAGCAGAGGGAGCTGGAGACGGATCTGAATCCTCTACTGAAGCGCCACGACAACTAA
- the ccdc66 gene encoding coiled-coil domain-containing protein 66 isoform X1, with product MNLGDGLLFELENGKPKLILLTHAIDKNPAKQLSYRPRAANILSSRQPSCVEEVQGEERPARQLAERHRESKSKAEGAAVSFTSNATTTSGGRSTTLTSLKTHEHHKGGSGCANGAKVKSDRHKHNTSVGSLRANGKTGQPQNSGTRAGRKVGPEDTLAIGDPGLKEVCLTSKQLQKILNTVQTSSNGQHLPEDHRTQGNTSKSDSSMNEGGGEKRKEEDRGGGEEIKKGEGGKTGTYLDKDNRSSGCLFSWLEERQSDSRAAIDAKKTQWRRELDEQVALKQQQHSAPGRLQAEEDTESVLSVQSSVSHREQPAAIRSSLRFGEVTPMEEVLSVERKEEQRRRWLEELDRQREEATERRRREKLLQSQTEDHELWAIHFDSLQRRPPVQTVTPSAPPPAPSNGSERGEWEPSSSLSLVWEAMSSCGAESVGGTSVDTTSGYPARASYLRTMTALLDPAQIEERERRRLKQLEQQRAIEAQVEERRRQRDREEASRREEEEEEERRVALEREMLERRYKLDTQREKQKPSHPEEQPKKVDDERHPKTLEPSAVSRHGECSEEEVVSSSASLYKDTAVQTEEAPSLQLKADRVQTPHVSAQYQPPPCLSAVPPNSRNRAGRTGKENICVPGGGGDPYEAFARRERSKRDKRRPEWNTQRPSRRYVPASERYPAPLQRDRQESRLKRQAELLALQERTGLSRTDPPPPPPQHQEPPQLSNPTQTRTSPTRKVESIFRGHSSSAAVNTERGRSPPVPAVRHRVQGQQAPPPTSPPPPVLEFIPYVRTDEVFNLDPLEPADTPPPHTHTEAPPQSSASPPSHRDPLLHPELLRNTHRQQEILRGLAQLRQGLLQKQRELETDLNPLLKRHDN from the exons ATGAATCTCGG AGACGGCCTGCTGTTTGAACTTGAAAATGGAAAACCCAAGTTGATTTTACTCACTCATG CGATTGACAAGAATCCAGCAAAG CAGCTGTCCTACAGGCCCAGAGCGGCTAACATCCTGAGCTCCCGGCAGCCGTCCTGTGTGGAGGAGGTGCAGGGAGAGGAGCGTCCAGCCCGGCAGCTGGCAGAGAGgcacagagaaagcaagagCAAGGCAGAAGGAGCAGCTGTCTCTTTCACTTCCAACGCCACCACCACCTCTGGGGGAAGGAGCACCACTTTGACGTCACTGAAGACACATGAGCATCACAAAGGGGGTAGCGGCTGTGCAAATGGGGCCAAG gtgaagtcagacagacacaaacacaacactagTGTTGGCTCCCTGAGAGCCAATGGGAAAACTGGACAGCCTCAGAATAGTGGGACCCGAGCTGGCAGAAAGGTGGGACCAGAGGACACGCTGGCCATTGGGGACCCAGGACTGAAGGAGGTGTGTCTGACCAGTAAGCAGCTACAGAAGATCCTCAACACTGTGCAGACCTCCAGCAATGGCCAACACCTACCAGAGGACCACAGGACCCAGG GAAATACATCAAAATCTGACTCTTCAATgaatgaaggaggaggagaaaagagaaaggaggaagacagaggaggaggggaggaaattaagaagggagaaggaggaaaaactgGAACTTATCTGGATAAAGACAACAG GTCGTCTGGATGTCTGTTCAGCTGGCTTGAGGAGCGACAGTCAGATAGCAGAGCGGCGATCGATGCCAAGAAGACTCAGTGGAGGAGAGAACTAG atgaACAAGTGGcactgaagcagcagcagcattcgGCTCCTGGCAGACTCCAG gctGAGGAGGACACAGAAAGTGTGTTATCAGTTCAGAGCTCCGTCAGCCACAGAGAACAGCCTGCAGCCATCAGATCCAGCCTCAGATTTGGG GAGGTCACTCCGATGGAGGAGGTGCTGAGTGTCGAGAGgaaagaggagcagaggagacgctggctggaggagctggaccgacagagagaggaggcgaCTGAACGCAGGAGACGagagaagctgctgcagagccag ACTGAGGACCACGAGCTCTGGGCCATACACTTTGACTCACTGCAGAGAAGGCCTCCTGTCCAGACTGTCACACCATCAGCTCCACCTCCAGCCCCGTCTAATGGCTCTGAGCGAGGGGAGTGGGAGCCATCGTCCAGCTTGTCCCTGGTCTGGGAGGCCATGAGCAGCTGTGGAGCAGAGAGTGTTGGGGGAACCAGCGTGGACACAACGAGCGGATACCCGGCCAGAGCCAG CTATCTGAGGACCATGACCGCCCTGCTGGATCCCGCCCAgatagaagagagagagaggaggaggctcaaacagctggagcagcag CGAGCGATCGAGGCCCAGGTGGAGGAGCGTCGGCGTCAGAGGGATCGAGAGGAGGCGAgtaggagagaggaggaggaggaggaagagaggagggtggcgctggagagagagatgctGGAGAGACGATACAAGCTGGACACTCAGAGGGAGAAGCAGAAG CCGAGCCATCCGGAAGAGCAGCCAAAGAAAGTCGACGACGAAAGACATCCGAAGACATTGGAGCCGAGTG CAGTTTCCAGACATGGCGAGTGTTCAGAAGAGGAGGTGGTCAGCAGTTCAGCCTCCCTGTACAAAGACACTGCTGTACAAACAG aagAAGCTCCCTCCCTCCAGCTCAAGGCCGACCGAGTTCAGACTCCTCACGTCTCTGCACAGTACCAGCCTCCtccttgtctgtctgctgttccTCCAAACAGCAGGAACAGAGCGGGGAGAACGGGCAAGGAGAACATCTGTGtgccaggaggaggaggagacccGTATGAGGCGTTTgccaggagagagaggagcaagagAGACAAGAGGAGGCCTGAGTGGAACACACAGAG GCCCAGCCGTCGGTACGTTCCAGCCTCGGAGCGTTACCCGGCCCCCCTGcagagggacagacaggagagTCGACTGAAGAGGCAGGCCGAGCTCCTCGCTCTGCAGGAGAGGACCGGTCTGTCCAGGActgacccccctcctcctccacctcagcaccagGAGCCTCCTCAACTCTCCAATCCCACACAGACCAGAACCAGTCCCACCAGGAAG GTGGAGAGTATTTTCAGAGGacacagcagctctgcagccGTCAACACTGAAAG GGGGCGCTCTCCTCCCGTCCCTGCTGTCAGACACAGAGTTCAGGGTCAACAGGCTCCGCCCCCaacctcccctcctcccccagTCCTGGAGTTCATTCCTTACGTCAGGACTGATGAAGTCTTCAACCTGGATCCACTGGAGCCCGCTGATACCCCCCCACCTCACACGCACACAG AAGCTCCTCCTCAGAGCTCAGCCTCTCCTCCTTCACATCGAGATCCCCTCCTCCACCCCGAGCTGCTTCGTAACACACACCGACAGCAGGAGATCCTGAGGGGCCTGGCCCAGCTACGGCAG ggtTTATTACAGAAGCAGAGGGAGCTGGAGACGGATCTGAATCCTCTACTGAAGCGCCACGACAACTAA